One genomic segment of Oncorhynchus mykiss isolate Arlee chromosome 10, USDA_OmykA_1.1, whole genome shotgun sequence includes these proteins:
- the LOC110533847 gene encoding protein Wnt-11, translating to MKFHMDLFLLTFIVNANCSAAIYWLGLTVNGSSLGWNQTNHCKLLDALAHEQLQLCRRNIELMHSIVHAAKMTKNTCQNTFGDMRWNCSSVEKAPRFTPDLAKGTRESAFVFSLAAAVVSHSIARACSSGELPSCSCAPAPAEQAGPDFKWGGCGDNLHYGLQMGSAFSDAPMRNSRSGSQPFRLMNLHNNAVGRQALIDAQETNCKCHGVSGSCSVKTCWKGLHDINHIAMDLKSKYLSATKVIHRHVGTRKQLVPRELDFRPVRESDLVYLISSSDYCTYNEKHGSLGTQNRQCNKTSNDSGSCDIMCCGRGYNAFTERIVERCQCKYHWCCYVTCKRCERTVERYVCK from the exons GGATTTATTTCTATTGACATTTATTGTGAACGCGAACTGCTCTGCTGCTATATATTGGCT TGGACTTACTGTAAATGGGAGTTCTTTAGGCTGGAATCAAACTAATCATTGCAAGCTGCTAGACGCGTTGGCCCATGAGCAATTGCAACTTTGTCGGCGAAATATCGAGTTGATGCACAGTATTGTCCACGCCGCCAAGATGACCAAAAATACATGTCAGAACACCTTCGGTGACATGCGGTGGAACTGTTCCTCTGTTGAAAAAGCCCCTCGTTTTACACCAGATTTAGCAAAGG GCACCAGGGAGTCTGCGTTTGTGTTCTCACTAGCTGCTGCCGTAGTGAGTCACTCCATCGCCAGAGCCTGCTCTTCTGGAGAGCTCCCCAGCTGCTCGTGCGCCCCAGCCCCTGCTGAACAGGCCGGGCCCGATTTCAAATGGGGAGGATGTGGTGATAACCTGCACTATGGTCTCCAAATGGGATCTGCTTTTTCTGATGCACCGATGAGAAACAGCAGATCTGGCTCTCAGCCGTTCAGACTGATGAACTTGCACAATAATGCAGTTGGAAGACAG GCACTTATTGATGCCCAGGAGACCAATTGCAAATGCCATGGGGTATCTGGGTCCTGCTCTGTCAAAACATGTTGGAAGGGCCTCCATGATATTAATCACATTGCCATGGATCTCAAATCCAAGTACCTGTCTGCCACCAAGGTGATCCATCGTCATGTTGGGACAAGGAAGCAGTTGGTCCCCAGAGAGTTGGATTTTcgaccagtgagagagagtgatTTGGTCTACCTGATCAGCTCTTCGGATTACTGCACATACAATGAGAAGCATGGCTCACTCGGCACACAGAACAG ACAGTGCAATAAGACATCCAACGACAGTGGGAGTTGCGATATAATGTGCTGTGGTCGCGGCTACAATGCCTTCACTGAGAGAATTGTGGAGAGATGCCAGTGCAAGTATCACTGGTGCTGCTATGTCACCTGCAAGAGGTGTGAAAGGACAGTGGAGAGATATGTATGCAAATAA
- the LOC110533848 gene encoding immunoglobulin-binding protein 1 encodes MAAVESTSMSLMQSEEPLKLSDLLDRGWKLYEEVDTTNDPIAATHIQVKIKRGITQLEVATRMVAQLDLFSRNEDLEEVATTDLKYLMLPAFLGALTLKQVNLAKRLDHVQIARCYFLDFLKRCKEYNISKFELPKTIENSSDIPEEESANGPPKPPDLIAMATVRAAKIERYKHRKDTEAKLSEIKAAVDSGQADDEIVRNFYLLNVRKWIAVSLEEIESIDQEIEILTRMDVLKQSSAEPLHSKRPPMKPFILTRDAVQARVFGAGYPSLPTMSVDDWYEQHRKKNALPDQGIPRSAEDFDAEEREQEEKEKRVENDDEEALQKARDWDNWKDTHRRGYGNRKNMG; translated from the exons atggcagCCGTAGAAAGCACTAGCATGTCATTAATGCAGTCAGAAGAACCGCTTAAACTATCTGATTTATTAGATCGAGGATGGAAACTATATGAGGAGGTGGACACCACAAATGATCCCATCGCAGCCACCCATATCCAGGTCAAAATCAAGCGTGGGATAACGCAACTTGAAGTGGCAACGCGAATGGTGGCCCAACTCGACTTGTTCAG CCGAAATGAGGATTTGGAGGAGGTAGCAACCACAGATCTGAAGTATCTTATGTTGCCTGCCTTCCTGGGGGCTCTAACTTTGAAGCAAGTGAACCTGGCAAAACGACTAGACCACGTTCAGATAGCTAGATGTTACTTTTTGGACTTCTTGAAAAGATGTAAGGAGTATAACATATCAAAGTTTGAACTACCCAAAACCATTGAAAACTCCTCTGACATACCAGAAGAAGAATCTGCAAATGGGCCCCCCAAACCTCCAGACTTAATTGCGATGGCAACAGTTAGAGCGGCAAAGATAGAAAG ATACAAACATAGGAAGGACACAGAGGCCAAGCTATCAGAGATCAAGGCAGCAGTGGACAGTGGGCAGGCAGATGACGAGATAGTCCGGAACTTTTACCTCCTCAATGTGAGGAAATGGATTGCTGTATCCCTGGAGGAGATAGAGAGCATTGACCAGGAAATTGAGATTTTGACCAGGATGGATGTTCTAAAACAG AGTTCAGCAGAGCCATTACACTCTAAAAGGCCTCCCATGAAACCCTTCATTCTCACCAGAGATGCTGTTCAGGCCCG AGTATTTGGGGCAGGCTACCCCAGCCTACCTACTATGTCAGTGGATGACTGGTATGAACAGCACAGGAAGAAAAATGCCTTGCCAGACCAGGGGATCCCACGCAGCGCTG AGGACTTTGATGCAGAAGAGCGAGAacaagaagagaaagagaagcgGGTTGAAAACGACGATGAGGAGGCCTTGCAGAAAGCTAGAGACTGGGACAACTGGAAGGATACGCATCGGAGAGGCTATGGGAACCGTAAAAACATGGGCTAA